A region of Dictyostelium discoideum AX4 chromosome 1 chromosome, whole genome shotgun sequence DNA encodes the following proteins:
- the mekA gene encoding MAP kinase kinase (Similar to MAP2K), with product MNTNTNTNTNISSSGNNIINTPTTNNNNKNNNNNNNNNNNSNNSNNNSSNNNNNNNNAVGVKTGKKVNLKVETPVQNNENSYSLTTSGTFKEGDLLINKKGLLIKGESPKNSSVNDRNKNKSLHSNLNPQLLASPTSSESMDFNQGFYNNNNNNNNNNNNNNLNNFNNLMNNGIDSPQLSGISISTPTSSHSFNNTFTNYYNNNNNYNNYNNNNNSNNNNNNYNNSNNNFNNFNNYNNYGNNNNFNNFNALQSSSNSSFDISSSGSSNNYLNNSANNHPHYDTNLSYDLKDLKIIRVLGRGAGGVVKLAYHETSGTYIALKVITLDIQENIRKQIILELKTLHKTSYPYIVSFYDAFYTEGSIFIALEFMELGSLSDIMKKTSTIPEPVLGKIAFQVLQGLVYLHRKLHLIHRDIKPSNILVNNKGEAKIADFGVSGQLQHTLSKAVTWVGTVTYMSPERISGRSYSFDSEIWSLGLTILECAIGKFPYGSNLPHQQQQPLQQQQQQQQQQQQPLQQQQQQQQQQQQPLQLQLQNLDINNSNNNIRNSNNNNNNNNNNNNNNNNNNNNNVLDISNGGLVDSGSSVPEGMGFWVLLDCIVKEEVPILPSTFSKEFRSFISECLQKEPTERPTASNLLNHEFVKKYQNFNVEKWTANLKQQQ from the exons atgaatacaaatacaaatacaaatacaaatataagtagtagtggtaataatatcattaataCACCCaccactaataataataataaaaataataataataataataataataataataatagtaataatagtaataataatagtagtaataataataataataataataatgcgGTCGGAGTTAAAACTGGTAAAAAagtgaatttaaaagttgaaaCACCTGttcaaaataatgaaaatagttATTCATT aactACAAGTGGTACATTTAAAGAaggtgatttattaattaacaaaaaaggattattaattaaaggtGAATCACCAAAAAACAGTTCAGTAAAtgatagaaataaaaataaatcacttcattcaaatttaaacCCACAGTTGTTAGCTTCACCAACTTCTTCTGAAAGTATGGATTTCAATCAAGGATTttataacaacaacaacaacaacaataataataataataacaataatcttaataattttaataatcttaTGAATAATGGTATTGATTCACCTCAACTATCTGGTATTTCAATATCAACACCAACTTCTTCacattcttttaataatacatttacaaattattataataataataataattataataattataataataataataatagtaataataataataataattataataatagtaataataattttaataattttaataactaCAATAattatggtaataataataatttcaataattttaatgcattacaatcatcatcaaattcttcatttgatataagtagtagtggtagtagtaataattatttaaataatagtgcTAATAATCACCCAcat tatgatacaaatttatcatatgatttaaaagatttaaaaataataagagTATTAGGAAGAGGAGCAGGTGGTGTTGTAAAGTTAGCATATCATGAAACATCTGGTACATATATTGCATTGAAAGTGATAACATTGGATATTCAAGAGAATATTAGAAAACAGATTATATTGGAGCTAAAGACATTACACAAGACCTCTTATCCATATATAGTTTCATTTTATGATGCATTCTATACAGAGGGCTCAATTTTCATTGCATTGGAATTCATGGAACTTGGATCACTAAGTGATATCATGAAGAAAACTTCGACCATTCCTGAACCGGTTTTGGGTAAAATCGCATTTCAAGTGTTACAAGGTTTAGTTTACCTTCACAGAAAGTTACATTTAATTCATCGTGATATTAAACCTTCAAATATTCTGGTAAACAATAAAGGTGAAGCAAAGATTGCAGATTTCGGTGTTAGTGGTCAATTACAACATACTCTCTCAAAGGCTGTAACTTGGGTTGGTACTGTCACCTATATGTCTCCTGAACGTATAAGTGGTAGGTCTTATTCTTTCGATTCTGAAATTTGGAGTTTAGGTTTAACAATTTTAGAATGCGCAATAGGTAAATTCCCTTATGGTTCTAATTTAccacatcaacaacaacaaccattacaacaacagcaacaacaacagcaacaacaacaacaaccattacaacaacagcaacaacaacagcaacaacaacaacaaccattacaattacaacttcaaaatttagatataaataatagtaataacaatataaggaatagtaataataataataataataataataataataataataataataataataataataataataatgtattaGATATAAGCAATGGTGGATTAGTtgatagtggtagtagtgtaCCAGAGGGTATGGGATTTTGGGTACTTTTAGATTGTATCGTAAAAGAAGAGGTACCAATTTTACCATCAACTTTTTCAAAGGAATTTAGGTCATTCATTTCTGAATGTTTACAAAAAGAACCAACTGAAAGACCAACAGCTTCAAACTTATTa AATCATGAATTTGTAAAgaaatatcaaaattttaatgttGAAAAATGGACagcaaatttaaaacaacaacaataa
- the jcdI gene encoding transcription factor jumonji, jmjC domain-containing protein, whose product MVVLKNTLNNNNNNNNNNNNNNKKKQFYKRPDKKDKKQEIINSKGVKVVIGETDLRTKSLGALSILEDQILLNVVFNEFTCSELLKYQCVSPAFYILLGDDRLWKDAFLREIKGRKEFVKYIENWKISALSYLYPNSFNKFKKPYIPLHFPDFYSHEVYTRWLRRHMKVKDYGVDFGHVKHIESDELTVEEFQREYEIPSIPVIFKNAQRGTPMMEKNEWSEERLIERCGDVVFKISHQDNKRIQMTFRDYCQYMKTQTDEEPLYVFDQAFGEKVPSLLDDYNIPKFFPEDLFKYNGEEHRPHFRWIVIGPERSGASWHIDPAGTSAWNSLISGRKRWLMYPPNFTPYTVESDEVVDKIYGSPPSLLWLLEVYPYLPPDYRPIECIQEPGETIFVPGGWWHMVLNMEQSIAVTQNFCNSQNFDEVCSDLANDQKKDYDDFKKHLLTSRPDFQNKFNQFEFKNDQFTHSFDDTDYWDLIIKSILNNSNLKFNEKPIIINNNNNNDNDELINTTNINKNEEKEEEELKKKEENRKKYDEDEDDDSDLKVKSKQIKLPPKESTLYLEMPNSGQSPVFIVDEKYVIKLYCSELGGEKSWSTELFLYSKIKENSKLNSTFPKLLSYGNIKDLLGDKLQCEWKWPYIVTEYLKDTLNLQDVQPVPDSLPYPYPSPPEEDENDDENDEDDEEEDIKVLDDNLVDFLVEKVSLIHSIEIDDNNNNNNNIENNEKQSILIDDNIKSLLNEYKKDKWLPWKNQLLSLDSKYISNHWNWNGLPPHLRSQLASYLPIDKTELIDYSMDPCFIHADLTDENVLGIESTSEIIVLEKIKKLNKTSKSAKKGIKNSLASRLKQLNQKGKNNDDQDCKLVEVKKTIKIWDPKYLIDWGDSKIGDRWYELVSLYISVFALDKVRLKSFLSKYLLPNSNKENEKSWLDYYNENPQNFIKRAMQYTLIHHCDAFTTAARHNPLLRNYQTIDELANSIWNLDV is encoded by the exons atggtaGTTCTTAAAAacacattaaataataataataataataataataataataataataataataaaaaaaaacaattttataaaagaccagataaaaaagataaaaaacaagaaattataaattcaaaaggTGTCAAAGTTGTAATTGGAGAAACAGATCTTAGAACTAAATCATTGGGtgcattatcaattttagaggatcaaattttattgaacGTTGTTTTCAATGAATTCACATGTAGTGAACTATTGAAATATCAATGTGTTAGTCCAgcattttatattttattaggtGATGATAGACTTTGGAAAGATGCATTCCTAAGAGAGATTAAAGGTAGAAAagaatttgtaaaatatattgaaaattgGAAAATTAGTGCTTTATCATATCTTTAtccaaattcttttaataaatttaaaaaaccatATATTCCATTACATTTTCCAG ATTTCTATTCACATGAAGTTTATACGAGATGGTTAAGAAGACATATGAAGGTTAAAGACTATGGTGTTGATTTCGGACATGTTAAACATATTGAGAGTGATGAGTTGACAGTTGAGGAGTTCCAAAGGGAGTATGAGATACCATCGATACCGGTTATATTTAAGAATGCACAGAGAGGTACACCAATGATGGAGAAGAATGAATGGTCAGAGGAGAGATTGATAGAGAGATGTGGTGATGTTGTATTCAAGATATCACATCAGGATAATAAGCGTATTCAAATGACGTTTAGGGACTATTGTCAATATATGAAGACTCAGACTGATGAGGAGCCATTGTATGTATTCGATCAGGCATTTGGCGAGAAAGTGCCATCACTATTGGACGATTATAATATACCTAAATTCTTTCCtgaagatttatttaaatataatggCGAAGAGCACAGACCCCATTTCCGATGGATTGTAATCGGTCCAGAGAGAAGCGGTGCTTCGTGGCACATCGACCCTGCCGGCACGAGTGCCTGGAATTCGCTAATATCTGGCAGAAAGCGTTGGTTAATGTATCCACCCAATTTCACACCATACACAGTAGAGTCGGACGAAGTAGTTGATAAAATCTACGGTTCACCTCCATCCCTACTTTGGCTATTAGAGGTTTACCCTTACCTACCACCAGACTATCGTCCAATTGAATGTATTCAAGAACCTGGTGAAACTATATTCGTACCAGGTGGTTGGTGGCATATGGTTTTAAATATGGAACAATCGATTGCAGTAACTCAAAACTTTTGTAATTCTCAAAATTTCGATGAAGTTTGTTCCGATTTAGCaaatgatcaaaaaaaagattatgatgattttaaaaaacatctCTTAACTTCACGTCctgattttcaaaataaattcaatcaatttgaatttaaaaatgatcaaTTCACTCATTCATTTGATGATACAGATTATTgggatttaattattaaatcaattttaaataattcaaatttaaaatttaatgaaaaaccaattataattaataataataataataatgataatgatgaacttataaatacaacaaatattaataaaaatgaagaaaaggaagaagaagaattaaaaaaaaaagaagaaaatcgTAAAAAATATGATGAggatgaggatgatgattcagatttaaaagtaaaatcaaaacaaattaaattaccacCAAAAGAATCAACATTATATTTAGAAATGCCAAATTCAGGTCAAAGTCCAGTTTTCATTGTTGATGAAAAATatgttattaaattatattgttCAGAATTGGGTGGTGAAAAGTCATGGTCAACAGAGTTATTCTTATATTCAAAGATTAAAGagaattcaaaattaaattcaacattTCCAAAGTTATTATCATATGGtaatattaaagatttattagGTGATAAATTACAATGTGAATGGAAATGGCCGTACATTGTAAcagaatatttaaaagatactttaaatttacaagatGTTCAACCTGTACCAGATTCATTACCTTATCCATATCCATCACCACctgaagaagatgaaaatgatgatgagaatgacgaagatgatgaagaagaagatattAAAGTATTAGATGACAATTTAGTTGATTTCTTAGTTGAAAAAGTATCATTAAttcattcaattgaaattgatgataataataataataataataatattgaaaataatgaaaaacaatcaattttaattgatgataatattaaatcattattaaatgaatataaGAAAGATAAATGGTTACCTtggaaaaatcaattattatcactTGATTCAAAATATATTTCAAATCATTGGAATTGGAATGGTTTACCTCCACATCTTCGTTCACAATTGGCTAGTTatttaccaattgataaaactGAATTAATAGATTATTCAATGGATCCATGTTTTATTCATGCAGATTTAACTGATGAAAATGTTTTAGGTATTGAATCAACCTCtgaaataatagtattagagaaaattaaaaaattaaataaaacttcaAAATCTGCTAAAAAAGGTATTAAGAATTCTTTAGCGTCAAGATTAAAACAGTTAAATCAAAAAGGCAAAAACAATGACGATCAAGATTGTAAACTTGTTGAAGTAAagaaaactattaaaatttgggatccaaaatatttaattgattgggGTGACTCAAAAATTGGTGATCGTTGGTATGAATTGGTTTCACTTTATATCTCGGTCTTCGCATTGGATAAAGTTAGATTAAAATCTTTCTTATCAAAATATCttttaccaaattcaaacaaagaaaatgaaaagagTTGGTTAgattattataatgaaaatcctcaaaatttcattaaaagagCTATGCAATATACTTTAATTCATCATTGTGATGCTTTTACAACTGCTGCAAGACATAATCCATTACTTAGAAATTATCAaacaattgatgaattaGCAAATTCAATTTGGAATTTAGatgtataa
- the pmpA gene encoding hypothetical protein has product MSQSTAYIILNILVILAGCFITACGIYLFVNGLFHSIIGFVLGIYYLLAGVCIVLLEIVFPQKLVNLFGFYTYWFGKGALISLIGLLILGNSGFFLAAGIIVIAVGIVCMIFHFLLGCPRPLINRSVERKPEPQGQHA; this is encoded by the exons atgagCCAATCAACTgcatatattattttaaatattttagttATTTTAGCTGGTTGTTTTATAACAGCATGtggtatttatttattcgtTAATGGTTTATTCCATAGTATTATTGGATTTGTACTTGgtatttattatcttttggCTGGTGTTTGTATTGTACTCCTCGAAATCGTCTTCCCacaaaaattagtaaatctTTTTGGTTTTTATACATATTGGTTTGGTAAAGGTGCTCTTATTTCTTT aattggtttattaatcCTTGGAAATAGTGGATTCTTTTTAGCAGCTGGTATTATTGTAATTGCCGTTGGTATTGTTTGTATGATTTTCCATTTCCTTTTAGGTTGTCCACGTCCATTAATAAATCGTAGTGTTGAAAGAAAACCAGAACCACAAGGTCAACATGcttaa